A single region of the Solwaraspora sp. WMMD791 genome encodes:
- a CDS encoding M48 family metalloprotease, producing MSPRSWALLALIVLLVAVAVAAAVLVPWHQPSVPRSEQLAALRDLPTDQVERGRAFRAALRPHRYAALVTGLVVALLLGLTPIGARLVELAGRPFGGHWAAQALLGGLLVVLLADLTTLPFAAWRHRILTEYGLATQGWSGWAVDLVKSYAVGAVIAAVALLGFYTITRLAPRWWWALAAAGAAGLVVLMSFILPVLVEPVFNKFTPMPAGPLRAELLALAERDGVPVRDVLVADASRRTRAVNAYVSGFGPTRRIVVYDTLLREAPPVEVAAVVAHELGHAKDRDVLTGTTLGALGAATAVVGIYLLGGVGPLVRASGAASIAEPRAVALLLALVTVAGLVATPAQALVSRRIEQRADAHAVTLHGDPAAYEAVHRRLSAVNLADPDPPRWEYLYSATHPSTVQRMAAARAAAADGAGG from the coding sequence ATGTCCCCTCGTTCCTGGGCGCTGCTCGCCCTGATCGTCCTGCTGGTCGCGGTCGCGGTGGCCGCCGCGGTGCTGGTGCCCTGGCATCAGCCGTCGGTGCCCCGGTCCGAGCAGTTGGCCGCGCTGCGGGACCTGCCCACCGACCAGGTCGAGCGGGGCCGCGCGTTCCGTGCGGCCCTGCGTCCCCACCGGTACGCGGCGCTGGTGACCGGGCTCGTCGTCGCGCTGCTGCTCGGGCTCACCCCGATCGGTGCCCGACTGGTGGAGCTCGCCGGTCGGCCGTTCGGCGGCCACTGGGCGGCCCAGGCGCTGCTGGGTGGCCTGCTGGTGGTGCTGCTCGCCGATCTGACGACCCTGCCGTTCGCCGCCTGGCGGCACCGCATCCTCACCGAGTACGGCCTCGCCACGCAGGGCTGGTCCGGCTGGGCCGTCGACCTGGTCAAGTCGTACGCCGTCGGCGCGGTGATCGCGGCCGTCGCGCTGCTGGGCTTCTACACGATCACCCGGCTCGCGCCGCGCTGGTGGTGGGCGCTCGCCGCCGCCGGTGCCGCTGGGCTGGTGGTGCTCATGTCGTTCATCCTGCCGGTGCTGGTCGAGCCGGTGTTCAACAAGTTCACCCCGATGCCGGCCGGCCCGTTGCGGGCCGAACTGCTGGCGTTGGCCGAGCGCGACGGCGTACCGGTCCGGGACGTGCTGGTGGCCGACGCGTCCCGGCGGACCCGGGCGGTCAACGCCTACGTCTCCGGGTTCGGGCCGACCCGGCGGATCGTCGTCTACGACACCCTGCTGCGGGAGGCGCCGCCGGTCGAGGTCGCGGCCGTGGTGGCGCACGAACTCGGCCACGCCAAGGACCGTGACGTGCTCACCGGCACCACACTCGGCGCCCTCGGCGCGGCCACGGCGGTGGTCGGGATCTATCTGCTGGGCGGCGTCGGCCCGCTGGTGCGGGCCTCCGGCGCGGCCAGCATCGCCGAGCCGCGTGCGGTCGCGTTGCTGCTGGCCCTGGTCACGGTCGCCGGGCTGGTGGCCACACCCGCGCAGGCGCTGGTGTCGCGTCGCATCGAGCAGCGGGCCGACGCCCACGCGGTGACGCTGCACGGCGATCCGGCGGCGTACGAGGCGGTGCACCGTCGGCTGTCGGCGGTCAACCTCGCCGATCCGGATCCGCCGCGCTGGGAGTACCTCTACTCGGCCACCCATCCGTCCACCGTGCAACGGATGGCGGCAGCCCGGGCGGCCGCCGCCGACGGGGCGGGCGGATGA
- a CDS encoding glycosyltransferase family 4 protein, which produces MNRVLLVTNDFPPRPGGIQSFVHNLALRQPASSVVVYASSYAGAAGFDAEQPFEVVRNPTGMLLPTPAVARETAALARARGCDTVWFGAAAPLGLLGAGLRRRGGIHRVVALTHGHEVGWAALPGARSMLRRIARSTDVVTYLGEYTRVRLDRAVGGLTELRRLAPGVDTDTYHPGVDGTSVRRRHRLSDRPVVVCVSRLVPRKGQDTLIRAWPSVRSRVPGAALLVVGGGPDRDRLTRLAARAGVRDDVVFTGAVPWADLPAHYAAGDVYAMPCRTRRGGLDVEGLGIVYLEGSATGLPVVAGDSGGAPDAVRDGETGYVVDGRDPAQLADRLTDLLRDRDLARRMGAAGRAWVEREWRWDTQAARLASLLAG; this is translated from the coding sequence ATGAACCGGGTCCTGCTGGTCACCAACGATTTCCCGCCCCGACCGGGCGGCATCCAGTCGTTCGTGCACAACCTGGCGTTGCGCCAGCCGGCGTCCAGCGTGGTCGTCTACGCGTCCAGCTACGCCGGGGCGGCCGGGTTCGACGCCGAGCAGCCGTTCGAGGTGGTCCGCAACCCGACCGGCATGCTGCTACCCACCCCGGCGGTGGCCCGCGAGACCGCCGCGCTGGCTCGGGCCCGGGGCTGTGACACCGTATGGTTCGGCGCGGCAGCACCTCTCGGGCTGCTCGGCGCGGGTCTGCGCCGACGCGGCGGGATCCACCGGGTGGTGGCCCTGACCCACGGTCACGAGGTGGGCTGGGCGGCGTTGCCCGGGGCCAGGTCGATGCTGCGCCGGATCGCCCGGTCCACCGACGTGGTGACCTATCTGGGGGAGTACACCAGGGTCCGGCTCGACCGCGCGGTGGGCGGGCTGACCGAGCTGCGTCGGCTCGCGCCCGGGGTGGACACCGACACCTACCACCCGGGGGTCGACGGCACGTCGGTGCGACGCCGCCACCGGCTGTCGGACCGGCCGGTGGTCGTCTGCGTCTCCCGGCTCGTGCCCCGCAAAGGGCAGGACACCCTGATCCGGGCGTGGCCGTCGGTGCGCAGCCGGGTGCCGGGTGCGGCGCTGCTGGTGGTCGGTGGTGGCCCGGACCGGGACCGGCTGACGCGACTCGCCGCGCGGGCCGGGGTGCGCGACGACGTGGTCTTCACCGGCGCGGTGCCCTGGGCGGATCTGCCCGCCCACTACGCCGCCGGGGACGTCTACGCGATGCCGTGCCGCACCCGTCGCGGCGGCCTCGACGTCGAGGGGCTCGGCATCGTCTACCTGGAAGGGTCGGCTACCGGTCTGCCGGTGGTGGCCGGCGATTCCGGCGGAGCGCCGGACGCGGTCCGCGACGGTGAGACCGGGTACGTGGTGGACGGCCGCGACCCGGCCCAGCTCGCCGACCGGCTCACCGACCTGCTGCGTGACCGGGATCTCGCCCGCCGGATGGGTGCCGCCGGTCGGGCCTGGGTGGAGCGTGAATGGCGCTGGGACACCCAGGCCGCTCGGTTGGCCTCGCTGCTGGCCGGCTGA
- a CDS encoding bifunctional diguanylate cyclase/phosphodiesterase: MTQAQLEEFLAGLARRLVAALRAEPFSVRPGHQVGVELVAAHIASAEGLGRTVEVLDLRLLRDLDVDHPDGRDRMARLLGAIATGYARALRDRTLDEQETIRRAALVARAQAETALRDSEARYRHRATHDPLTDLPNRSLFTQRLDAVFAAPGAATRRLGVCFVDLDGFKVVNDTLGHHIGDLLLTSVADRLRRGVGDHLVARIGGDEFVILVADTTCTDDALKVADAALAAISQPAVVEGHELRVTASIGIVERPVAGTTPSEVMRAADVTLHWAKSAGKGRWALFDPVRNEQQLARYALSAAMPAALDRGEFFLDYQPLVSLTGGALLGVEALVRWRHPELGVLGPDRFIALAEDSGLIIRLGAWVLAEACREARRWLDRSPGAPFVSVNLAVRQVNDPHLVQYVTSVLADTRLPADRLQLEITESTLMSTADGPVRTLRELAALGVRIAIDDFGTGYSNLSYLRSLPVQELKLAGKFVEGLRVPSSSNRTDESILLTLVRLAHTLQLTVTAEGVETAGQAERLRAIGCDAAQGWHFGRPGPPTDITDLLG, from the coding sequence ATGACGCAGGCTCAACTGGAGGAGTTCCTCGCCGGCCTGGCCCGCCGGCTCGTGGCCGCGCTGCGCGCCGAGCCGTTCAGCGTCCGGCCCGGTCACCAGGTCGGGGTCGAACTGGTCGCCGCCCACATCGCCTCGGCGGAGGGGCTCGGTCGTACCGTCGAGGTGCTCGACCTGCGGCTGCTGCGCGACCTCGACGTCGACCACCCCGACGGCCGCGACCGGATGGCGCGGCTGCTCGGGGCCATCGCCACCGGGTACGCCCGGGCACTGCGCGACCGCACCCTCGACGAGCAGGAGACGATCCGGCGGGCCGCCCTGGTCGCCCGGGCACAGGCCGAGACGGCACTACGCGACAGCGAGGCCCGCTACCGGCACCGCGCCACCCACGACCCGCTCACCGACCTACCCAACCGCAGCCTGTTCACCCAACGGCTGGACGCCGTCTTCGCCGCGCCGGGCGCGGCGACGCGCCGGCTCGGGGTGTGCTTCGTCGACCTGGACGGCTTCAAGGTCGTCAACGACACGCTCGGGCATCACATCGGCGACCTGCTGCTGACATCGGTCGCCGACCGGCTGCGCCGCGGCGTCGGAGATCACCTGGTCGCGCGGATCGGTGGCGACGAGTTCGTCATCCTGGTGGCGGACACCACCTGTACCGACGACGCGCTCAAGGTCGCCGACGCTGCGCTGGCCGCGATCAGCCAGCCGGCCGTCGTCGAAGGGCACGAGTTGCGGGTGACCGCGAGCATCGGCATCGTCGAACGGCCGGTGGCCGGCACCACCCCGAGCGAGGTGATGCGCGCAGCGGACGTGACGCTGCACTGGGCGAAGTCGGCCGGCAAGGGTCGGTGGGCGCTGTTCGACCCGGTCCGCAACGAGCAGCAACTCGCCCGGTACGCCCTGTCCGCAGCCATGCCGGCGGCCCTGGACCGAGGTGAGTTCTTCCTCGACTACCAGCCGCTGGTCTCGCTGACCGGTGGCGCACTGCTCGGCGTGGAGGCGCTGGTCCGCTGGCGGCATCCGGAGCTCGGAGTGCTCGGGCCGGACCGGTTCATCGCGCTGGCCGAGGACTCCGGGCTGATCATCCGGCTCGGCGCCTGGGTCCTGGCGGAGGCCTGCCGCGAGGCCCGGCGGTGGCTGGACCGCAGTCCCGGCGCCCCGTTCGTCAGCGTCAACCTGGCTGTCCGGCAGGTCAACGACCCGCACCTGGTGCAGTACGTCACCTCGGTGCTGGCCGACACCCGGCTGCCCGCAGACCGACTCCAGCTGGAGATCACCGAAAGCACGTTGATGAGCACCGCCGACGGTCCGGTACGGACCCTGCGGGAGCTCGCCGCCCTGGGGGTCCGCATCGCCATCGACGATTTCGGCACCGGGTACTCCAACCTGTCGTACCTGCGGTCCCTGCCGGTGCAGGAGCTGAAGCTGGCCGGCAAGTTCGTCGAAGGGCTACGGGTACCGTCCAGCAGCAACCGTACCGACGAGAGCATCCTGCTCACCCTGGTGCGCCTGGCACACACCCTGCAGCTGACCGTCACCGCCGAGGGCGTGGAGACCGCCGGGCAGGCGGAACGGCTGCGGGCGATCGGCTGCGACGCCGCACAGGGCTGGCACTTCGGCCGCCCTGGCCCGCCGACCGACATCACCGACCTGCTCGGCTGA